A single genomic interval of Lacrimispora sphenoides JCM 1415 harbors:
- a CDS encoding alpha-glucuronidase → MITKTRDLCWLNKKVHQPDISGYHIKDKKDSIVLKTIERELPLLFEGAEPSDEPGSSLVLSLAGDDGNDGYEIRKTETGYEITASTETGLLYGVFSLHRILITKGTLPFKSRPDQSIRMINHWDNFDGSIERGYAGESIYYDSNNFRGDMEIVRSYARLLASTGINAISINNVNVHKKETFFIKGENLKEIRKIADLFGEYGIRTFLAINFAAPIVVGGLDTADPLLPEVAAWWEKVAADIYKEIPQFGGFIVKADSEGEPGPFTYNRSHEDGANMLARAIKPSGGIIIWRCFVYNCGQDWRDRTLDRAMAAYDIFMEHDGKFEDNVILQIKNGPIDFQIREPNSPLFGALKKTNQILEFQITQEYTGHQVDICYLVPMWKETLDFDTRYGKDAYIRNEIKKNSPDPKLSGIAAVGSVGMDTNWTGNKLAQANLYGYGRLVWDNSLSSEAIAGEWVNLTFDLPREEAAKIMEILTTSRDVYEDYTCPLAVGFMCKPTIHYGVDIDGYEYDRWGTYHYADRNGVGRERSVANGTGYTRQYSDDRFREYEDLSTCPDELLLFFHHVPYTHILRSGKTVIQHIYDTHFAGVEKVEQYEEVWESLEPLLDEECYRNVRERLKKQKENAINWRDQINTYFYRKSGIPDAHGRVIYD, encoded by the coding sequence TTGATTACAAAAACAAGGGATCTGTGCTGGCTGAATAAGAAAGTACATCAGCCGGATATATCCGGTTATCATATCAAAGATAAAAAGGACAGCATTGTATTGAAAACCATAGAAAGAGAGCTGCCACTGCTGTTTGAAGGTGCAGAACCATCGGATGAACCGGGATCCTCTTTGGTGTTATCACTTGCAGGTGATGACGGCAATGATGGATATGAGATAAGAAAGACAGAGACAGGCTACGAAATAACAGCATCTACGGAGACAGGTCTTCTTTATGGAGTATTCAGTCTGCACCGTATTCTGATCACAAAAGGTACGCTTCCCTTTAAGAGCAGACCGGATCAGAGCATACGCATGATAAACCACTGGGACAATTTCGACGGTTCCATTGAGCGCGGTTATGCGGGAGAATCAATTTATTATGATAGTAACAATTTTAGAGGAGATATGGAGATCGTCCGCTCTTATGCAAGACTGCTTGCAAGTACAGGGATCAATGCCATTTCAATCAACAATGTAAATGTACATAAAAAAGAGACCTTCTTCATAAAAGGTGAAAATCTGAAAGAGATCAGAAAGATCGCTGATTTGTTTGGCGAATACGGTATCAGAACCTTTCTTGCCATTAACTTTGCAGCTCCCATCGTGGTAGGCGGGCTTGACACAGCGGATCCTCTTTTACCGGAAGTTGCTGCATGGTGGGAGAAAGTGGCTGCCGACATATACAAAGAGATTCCTCAGTTTGGCGGTTTCATCGTGAAAGCGGACTCTGAGGGGGAGCCGGGTCCATTTACCTATAACAGGAGCCACGAAGATGGTGCGAATATGCTGGCACGGGCGATAAAACCCTCAGGAGGCATCATCATCTGGAGGTGTTTTGTATACAACTGTGGGCAGGACTGGAGAGACAGAACCCTTGACCGCGCCATGGCTGCCTATGATATATTTATGGAGCACGACGGAAAGTTCGAGGACAATGTTATCCTTCAGATTAAAAATGGCCCCATTGATTTTCAGATCAGAGAGCCTAATTCTCCATTATTTGGGGCACTTAAAAAGACAAATCAAATACTGGAATTCCAGATCACCCAGGAATACACAGGGCATCAGGTTGATATTTGCTATCTGGTCCCCATGTGGAAGGAAACTTTGGATTTTGACACCCGCTACGGGAAAGATGCTTATATCAGGAATGAGATCAAAAAGAACTCCCCGGATCCCAAACTGTCAGGAATAGCGGCGGTTGGAAGTGTAGGAATGGACACAAACTGGACAGGCAACAAGCTCGCTCAGGCAAATCTCTATGGATACGGCAGGCTTGTATGGGACAATTCACTCAGTTCTGAAGCCATAGCCGGAGAATGGGTAAATTTAACCTTTGATCTTCCGCGGGAAGAGGCCGCAAAGATCATGGAGATCCTTACCACCTCCAGAGATGTATATGAAGACTATACCTGTCCTCTGGCAGTTGGATTTATGTGCAAACCGACGATTCACTACGGAGTGGACATAGACGGATACGAATATGACAGATGGGGGACCTATCATTATGCAGACCGCAACGGCGTAGGAAGAGAACGTTCGGTTGCAAACGGTACCGGATATACAAGGCAGTACTCCGATGACAGATTCAGAGAATATGAAGATTTATCCACCTGTCCGGATGAGCTTTTACTGTTTTTCCATCATGTGCCGTATACCCATATCCTCCGCTCAGGAAAGACGGTTATACAGCATATATATGACACACATTTTGCGGGAGTGGAGAAAGTAGAGCAATACGAGGAAGTTTGGGAGAGTCTGGAACCGCTTTTAGATGAAGAATGCTATAGGAATGTGAGAGAACG